A stretch of Bacillus pseudomycoides DNA encodes these proteins:
- a CDS encoding RICIN domain-containing protein codes for MTFKVGTKYMFKNKNSRKYLDIAGNQTGNNANVQQYEYLADAPSERFFLHQLDNNYYAMINLNSGKVIDIAGNQTGNNANIQQFEWLGDAPSEYWYFHREADGHYVIESKLSGKVLDIAGNSTANNANVQQYERLADAPSERFAAEEAGSVTLPSINTQPLLPVPEYETINDQLPEETGRVVTAFTVVPSIAVKDPHYGGDTAKQIKENPYYMVVKKQWWKKQESYVLAPGETYEHTVKTGIKVTDQETATRTVSWNIGADMGFIFKGFSFGLSTQYSNQLQTSISHTTEQLKEETIHHKIPNTSSNRMAYSRYILTTEYSVTRKNGTIVNSPWTLTDKTRTHAVTFPKSTGNLLNESTKQISKSESVN; via the coding sequence ATGACATTCAAAGTAGGTACGAAGTATATGTTTAAAAATAAAAACAGTAGAAAATATCTAGACATAGCAGGAAACCAAACGGGTAATAATGCTAATGTTCAACAATATGAATATCTCGCAGATGCACCTTCTGAAAGATTTTTTCTTCATCAATTAGATAACAATTATTATGCAATGATTAATTTAAACAGCGGTAAAGTTATAGATATAGCAGGAAACCAAACGGGTAATAATGCTAATATTCAACAATTTGAGTGGCTTGGCGATGCACCTTCTGAATACTGGTACTTTCATCGTGAAGCGGATGGGCATTATGTTATTGAATCAAAACTTAGTGGAAAGGTTTTAGATATAGCAGGGAACTCAACAGCTAATAATGCTAATGTTCAACAATATGAACGTCTCGCAGATGCACCTTCTGAAAGATTTGCTGCTGAAGAAGCGGGAAGCGTCACTCTTCCATCAATTAATACGCAGCCACTATTACCTGTACCAGAATATGAAACAATTAATGATCAACTTCCAGAAGAAACAGGTCGTGTAGTAACAGCTTTTACAGTAGTTCCGTCTATCGCAGTAAAAGATCCTCATTATGGTGGAGATACAGCCAAACAAATAAAAGAAAATCCTTATTACATGGTTGTGAAAAAACAATGGTGGAAAAAACAAGAATCCTATGTTTTAGCTCCAGGTGAAACATATGAACATACAGTAAAAACTGGTATAAAAGTAACTGATCAAGAAACAGCTACAAGGACAGTAAGTTGGAATATTGGTGCTGACATGGGTTTTATTTTTAAAGGATTTTCATTTGGACTGTCCACTCAATACTCAAACCAATTACAGACTTCTATAAGTCACACAACTGAACAATTAAAAGAAGAAACAATTCATCATAAGATACCAAATACATCCTCAAATAGAATGGCATATTCCAGATATATACTCACGACAGAATATTCTGTGACAAGGAAAAATGGTACAATCGTAAATTCCCCTTGGACGCTGACTGACAAGACAAGAACACATGCTGTGACTTTTCCAAAATCTACAGGGAATTTATTGAATGAAAGTACAAAGCAAATATCAAAAAGTGAAAGTGTAAACTAA
- a CDS encoding recombinase family protein, with translation MVTNIRGIPKVANIYGYIRVSTKDQNEQRQLHKMMERGVEARRIFVDKASGRHFDRPQYQLLRKILSTGDIVYIDALDRMGRNYDEVIAEWKYITRELQADIVVLENETLFDSRKFREMGDMGRLMEDQFLSLLSYVADQERKKIHQRQAEGIAIAKSQGKHLGRPQVNLSTLSKQQINIIEETHSKWKSGEITAVMFMEMLELKKNTFYKIMKEYEEAK, from the coding sequence ATGGTAACAAATATAAGGGGAATACCAAAAGTGGCTAATATTTATGGATATATACGTGTAAGTACAAAAGATCAAAATGAACAACGTCAATTACATAAGATGATGGAACGAGGGGTGGAAGCTCGACGTATTTTTGTCGACAAAGCAAGTGGACGACATTTTGATCGTCCTCAGTATCAATTATTACGAAAAATATTGAGTACAGGTGATATTGTTTACATAGATGCCTTAGATCGTATGGGGCGTAATTATGACGAAGTAATCGCAGAGTGGAAATACATTACTAGAGAATTACAAGCAGATATTGTTGTTTTAGAAAATGAAACGCTGTTTGATAGTCGTAAGTTCCGTGAAATGGGTGATATGGGACGATTAATGGAAGATCAATTTTTATCTTTGTTGTCTTATGTTGCAGATCAAGAACGAAAAAAAATTCATCAGAGACAAGCGGAAGGGATTGCGATAGCTAAATCTCAAGGAAAACATTTAGGCCGTCCTCAAGTGAATCTTTCGACCTTAAGCAAACAACAAATAAATATAATAGAAGAAACTCATTCAAAATGGAAGAGTGGCGAAATTACTGCTGTTATGTTCATGGAAATGTTAGAGCTAAAGAAAAACACGTTTTACAAAATAATGAAGGAATATGAAGAGGCAAAGTAG
- a CDS encoding CPBP family intramembrane glutamic endopeptidase produces the protein MENLWLLKNKVGKNNNKFVDKIPSLVYLLLCSIGIMVLFYGTQATVSTLLQSIHDLVPETSSAYRFVGVIRTFIGIWLLLLVYVYIFKNPISNIGFTRDRSYRVMANIFSGAAIGLFINFVGIYIYTLMFNVQIGFTEQISNFNVYPYVLLCFVTYLIQGGAEELVFRGFLTKWLVKKYNLLLVFLLTSILFSLMHSLGGFNPIFLMYALCLGFLLFLVAVDSNSIYKSMVVHGVYNASETLFKFNDDSMGKEHLFYANANMEAYQDKAYLIISAIALVFCVYYLIKLHKKNPKWYFMRNVDISS, from the coding sequence ATGGAAAATTTATGGCTACTTAAAAATAAAGTAGGAAAAAACAATAATAAATTTGTAGATAAAATACCTAGTTTGGTATATCTTCTACTATGCAGTATCGGTATAATGGTTCTCTTTTATGGAACACAAGCAACAGTGAGCACTTTGCTCCAATCTATTCACGATCTAGTTCCAGAAACTAGTTCTGCATATCGTTTTGTAGGAGTCATTCGTACGTTTATTGGAATATGGTTGCTGTTGTTAGTATATGTTTACATATTTAAGAACCCAATTTCGAATATCGGATTTACAAGGGATCGGTCATATAGGGTTATGGCAAATATATTTAGTGGTGCAGCAATTGGTCTGTTTATCAATTTTGTAGGTATTTATATTTACACTCTTATGTTTAACGTTCAAATTGGATTTACAGAGCAAATCTCTAATTTTAATGTTTATCCATATGTTTTATTATGTTTTGTTACTTACCTTATCCAGGGCGGCGCAGAGGAACTTGTTTTTAGAGGTTTTTTAACAAAATGGCTCGTGAAAAAATACAATCTTTTACTTGTTTTTCTTCTCACTTCTATACTATTTTCCCTCATGCATTCCTTGGGGGGATTTAACCCAATATTTTTGATGTATGCTCTTTGTTTGGGATTTTTATTATTCTTAGTTGCTGTTGATAGTAATTCTATATATAAAAGCATGGTAGTTCATGGGGTTTATAACGCGTCCGAGACGCTGTTTAAATTTAACGATGATAGTATGGGGAAAGAGCATTTATTCTATGCAAATGCTAACATGGAGGCTTATCAGGATAAGGCCTATCTTATCATCTCAGCAATAGCACTTGTTTTCTGTGTATATTATTTAATAAAATTGCACAAAAAGAATCCAAAATGGTATTTCATGAGAAATGTTGATATAAGTAGCTAG
- a CDS encoding N-acetylmuramoyl-L-alanine amidase family protein, producing MGLEKKVIPATAALGILFSVAPIAENKASAGIGAVLDITITVLGAVANTYEALGITPDNPDPGTHIDVYAENETYQAPSFTSGEFNISMYHTYGDLNFLKPVKVRYPNGRIEIHQLKSGQQLKITEAGAIIDLNPNAENVSEHDLLYITQAQLDEGKTGVVMNQGQHAFVEKASGKNPRFLLPLYKKYANDPASDWTVIARSSDYLFDQIANKLSDKQKQLITLTSKPVSKDVLDNYVNNEPKARADFYDRLSDVLAERINILETSIELDFTKLNDGKPYQIIPYKKGTNKVLVKTDSKYLSGKEGNALQYSDSIGDDEVFELVQTENSSEGKSQFHLVNKNGVRLAGNYNGHAFQSHSGYISEISFPEKNNNEVHNWLKEWYPGKENVKQRYEKVEFKYEDESNNASPATAYDSSGNVIRNSWVNQGNDYYYADASGVLLKGWQDIEGNTYYFNPESNKMVTGNSSDIQIKDKYYNFKDSGELQRSAWNGTRYSDASGAYIQEGVQEIEGKIYYFKNCEVYKNDLRLEDQDVILHFSDKGVLESVSDLNGETLNRGITVTLGEKSVIFEADGSIRKTGISKVLLPGFDGPEQPAIRYYTLEDGPYYSGWKVIDGKSYHFKDGIHYTLDGHETIDGIKYYFNNDGQAALTGFKKVDGKIYYFDDKGVMKTGWQQIDDKYYYFESSGEAKIGWFSVGGGYHFPYYGYFTYYAKEDGSIYQNTSVEINGKTYKFDSHGHKGY from the coding sequence GTGGGTTTGGAAAAAAAAGTCATTCCTGCCACAGCAGCATTAGGTATCCTTTTTTCAGTAGCTCCTATTGCAGAAAATAAGGCTAGCGCAGGGATAGGTGCGGTATTAGATATAACTATTACTGTATTAGGTGCTGTAGCAAACACTTATGAAGCACTTGGAATAACCCCAGATAATCCAGACCCAGGCACTCACATTGATGTATATGCAGAAAACGAAACTTATCAGGCTCCTAGTTTTACATCTGGGGAATTTAATATTTCCATGTATCATACTTACGGTGATTTGAATTTTCTTAAACCAGTTAAAGTACGCTATCCAAATGGAAGAATTGAAATTCATCAACTAAAATCTGGGCAGCAGCTTAAAATTACTGAAGCAGGTGCAATTATAGATTTAAACCCTAATGCAGAAAATGTCTCAGAACACGATCTTCTTTACATTACACAAGCACAATTAGACGAAGGAAAGACCGGAGTTGTGATGAATCAAGGCCAACATGCATTTGTAGAAAAAGCATCTGGTAAAAACCCAAGATTTCTTCTGCCACTTTATAAAAAATATGCCAACGACCCCGCTAGCGATTGGACGGTGATTGCTAGAAGTTCGGATTACCTATTTGATCAGATAGCAAATAAATTATCAGATAAGCAAAAACAATTGATAACATTGACTTCAAAGCCAGTATCTAAAGATGTCCTTGACAACTATGTTAATAATGAACCTAAAGCTCGTGCAGATTTTTATGATCGATTATCTGATGTATTGGCGGAGCGTATTAACATTCTAGAGACATCTATTGAGCTAGATTTTACTAAGTTAAATGACGGTAAGCCTTATCAAATTATCCCATATAAAAAAGGGACGAATAAGGTATTAGTAAAAACAGATTCAAAATATCTTTCAGGGAAAGAAGGAAATGCGCTTCAATATTCTGATTCGATTGGTGATGATGAAGTGTTTGAGCTCGTTCAGACAGAAAATTCTTCTGAAGGTAAATCCCAATTTCATTTAGTAAACAAAAATGGAGTACGTCTGGCTGGTAATTATAATGGTCATGCATTCCAATCCCACTCGGGTTACATCTCTGAAATTAGTTTCCCTGAAAAAAACAACAATGAAGTTCACAACTGGTTAAAAGAATGGTATCCAGGTAAAGAAAATGTAAAACAGAGGTATGAAAAGGTAGAGTTCAAATACGAAGATGAATCAAATAACGCTTCTCCAGCAACTGCATACGATTCCTCTGGAAATGTGATAAGAAATAGTTGGGTAAACCAAGGTAATGATTATTATTATGCAGATGCTTCGGGAGTTCTCTTGAAGGGCTGGCAGGATATTGAGGGGAATACGTACTATTTTAATCCAGAGTCTAACAAAATGGTAACAGGAAATTCATCCGACATACAGATTAAAGATAAGTATTATAACTTCAAGGATTCCGGTGAATTACAACGATCAGCCTGGAATGGAACGCGTTATTCAGATGCTTCTGGAGCATATATTCAAGAAGGTGTACAAGAAATAGAAGGTAAAATTTACTATTTTAAAAATTGCGAGGTTTATAAAAATGACCTGCGTTTAGAAGATCAAGATGTCATTCTTCATTTTTCTGATAAAGGCGTGCTTGAAAGCGTTTCGGATCTGAATGGGGAAACACTAAACCGTGGTATTACGGTTACTCTTGGCGAGAAAAGTGTAATCTTTGAGGCGGACGGATCTATTAGAAAAACGGGAATCTCTAAGGTCCTACTACCTGGATTTGATGGACCCGAGCAGCCTGCAATCAGATATTATACTTTAGAGGATGGACCTTACTATTCGGGATGGAAGGTAATTGATGGGAAATCATATCATTTTAAAGATGGTATTCACTATACTTTAGATGGTCATGAAACTATTGATGGAATAAAATATTATTTTAATAATGATGGGCAAGCTGCGCTGACAGGATTCAAAAAAGTTGATGGTAAGATATACTACTTTGACGATAAAGGCGTAATGAAAACGGGTTGGCAACAAATTGACGATAAATATTATTATTTCGAGAGTTCTGGAGAAGCTAAGATTGGATGGTTCAGTGTTGGTGGTGGATATCACTTCCCTTATTATGGATACTTTACGTATTATGCTAAAGAAGATGGATCAATTTATCAAAATACTAGTGTTGAAATTAACGGGAAAACCTATAAATTTGACAGCCACGGACACAAAGGTTATTAA
- a CDS encoding cell wall metabolism sensor histidine kinase WalK: MKLRNQLLLMNLLSTSIMVSAIWYSEMKMLLRPEQTQLFIGIVTVAMAFSTIIYWLLTRPITESIQNLIALTKQFSDRQFGAMYRIGRGPQEFKELAAAFQQMAKKLKEGFTKLEEGEKARTELIANISHDLRTPMASIQLMIEALQDDVIANPEMKTQYLTTIHKEIQRLSGLINDLFDLSKLELGQEDFYPSFTHMDRILLEVLDSHSILLEEKQIHLQLQVSDTLPKLWIMPCKIARVISNLLHNAIQYSPVSGTIELIVEENKQKQHLQFIVRDEGEGIAYSDQLRIFERFFRTDPSRSSQSGGSGLGLAIAQSLIEMHKGKIGVRNRSDGKQGSEFWFTLPVTSEKK; the protein is encoded by the coding sequence ATGAAATTACGGAATCAATTGTTATTGATGAATCTATTAAGCACCAGCATTATGGTAAGTGCTATCTGGTATAGCGAAATGAAAATGTTACTTAGACCGGAACAAACACAGCTTTTCATAGGAATTGTAACCGTAGCAATGGCGTTTTCAACGATAATTTACTGGCTATTAACACGCCCTATTACGGAATCTATTCAAAATTTAATTGCATTAACAAAACAATTTAGCGATAGACAATTTGGAGCGATGTATAGAATTGGACGAGGACCACAAGAGTTTAAAGAATTAGCGGCAGCTTTTCAACAAATGGCTAAAAAATTAAAAGAAGGGTTTACTAAATTAGAAGAAGGAGAAAAAGCACGTACAGAGCTCATTGCGAATATTTCACATGACTTACGAACACCTATGGCTAGCATACAATTGATGATTGAAGCATTACAAGATGATGTGATTGCAAATCCCGAAATGAAAACGCAGTACTTAACGACAATCCATAAAGAAATACAAAGATTAAGTGGATTAATTAATGACTTATTTGATCTTTCTAAGTTAGAACTTGGACAAGAAGACTTTTATCCAAGTTTCACACATATGGATCGTATTCTATTAGAAGTGCTAGATTCACATTCTATTTTATTAGAAGAAAAACAGATCCATTTGCAATTACAAGTTTCTGATACATTGCCTAAGCTCTGGATTATGCCTTGCAAGATAGCACGGGTCATCAGTAATTTGTTACATAATGCAATTCAATATTCTCCAGTGTCTGGAACAATTGAGTTAATTGTAGAGGAAAATAAGCAGAAGCAACACCTTCAATTCATTGTACGTGATGAAGGAGAAGGCATTGCTTATAGTGATCAACTGCGCATATTTGAACGCTTTTTTAGAACAGATCCATCAAGAAGCTCACAATCTGGGGGATCTGGACTTGGATTAGCCATTGCACAATCATTAATTGAAATGCACAAAGGCAAAATTGGTGTACGAAATCGTTCAGATGGTAAACAAGGGAGTGAGTTTTGGTTTACTCTTCCTGTTACATCAGAAAAAAAATAA
- a CDS encoding IS6 family transposase, whose product MEKQTLFKWKHYQPELILLTVRWYLRYNLSFRNLVEMMEERGLSIAHTTIMRWVHQYGPQLEEKVRHHLKSTNDSWRVDETYIKVKGQWMYLYRVVDSEGNTIDFYLSKSRDKQAAKCFFKKALAFSYVSKPRVITVDKNPAYPVAIQALKEEKHMPEGIKLRQVRYLNNIVEQDHRFIKKRVRSMLGFKSFGTATSILAGVEVMHMIKKEQIDLRDQSVQNQKEFIHQLFGLTA is encoded by the coding sequence ATGGAAAAGCAAACCCTATTCAAGTGGAAACATTATCAGCCTGAACTAATCTTATTAACAGTAAGGTGGTACCTACGGTACAATTTGAGCTTCCGTAACCTGGTGGAAATGATGGAGGAAAGAGGATTATCCATTGCTCACACAACGATTATGCGCTGGGTTCATCAATATGGACCTCAATTAGAAGAGAAAGTACGACATCATCTAAAATCAACAAATGATTCATGGAGAGTCGATGAAACCTATATTAAAGTAAAAGGGCAATGGATGTATTTATATCGTGTCGTTGATTCAGAAGGGAATACCATTGATTTTTATCTAAGTAAATCAAGAGATAAACAAGCCGCCAAGTGTTTTTTCAAGAAAGCCCTGGCTTTTTCGTACGTTTCTAAACCACGCGTGATAACAGTAGATAAGAACCCTGCCTATCCTGTAGCAATTCAAGCGTTGAAAGAAGAAAAACATATGCCTGAAGGCATAAAGCTAAGACAAGTTAGATATCTCAATAATATAGTGGAACAAGATCATCGTTTTATTAAGAAACGTGTGCGTTCTATGTTAGGGTTCAAGTCTTTTGGCACAGCTACATCCATTCTTGCAGGAGTAGAAGTCATGCATATGATTAAAAAAGAACAGATTGATTTACGGGATCAGTCTGTTCAAAATCAGAAAGAATTCATCCATCAATTGTTTGGGCTAACAGCATAA
- a CDS encoding P27 family phage terminase small subunit, giving the protein MSENLDIEKEKRIKREMTRLNSLLKNLDPKKKRAVSSLIKNAAFMAVTLEDLQKEINKNGVTETYQNGANQFGIKKSSAVEVYNTMIKNHVQVMKQLTDLLPKEQPKEDDDGFDEFVADK; this is encoded by the coding sequence ATGAGCGAAAACCTAGATATAGAAAAAGAAAAAAGAATTAAGCGGGAAATGACACGATTAAACAGTTTATTGAAGAATTTAGATCCTAAGAAAAAAAGGGCTGTTTCTTCCCTCATAAAAAATGCTGCTTTTATGGCTGTCACTTTAGAAGACTTACAAAAAGAAATAAATAAGAATGGCGTTACAGAAACATATCAAAATGGAGCAAATCAATTCGGTATTAAAAAATCATCCGCTGTAGAAGTATATAACACTATGATAAAAAATCATGTTCAGGTTATGAAGCAACTAACTGATCTATTGCCTAAAGAGCAACCTAAAGAAGATGATGACGGATTCGATGAATTTGTGGCTGATAAATGA
- a CDS encoding HNH endonuclease signature motif containing protein — translation MAKEYAKHFYKSTAWKKCRASYISTTLDGMCEHCKEEPGYIVDHIVEITPDSINNPDITLNYDNLQYLCLPCHNTKTFGKSVLIREDVMFDENGDLIRRDKDGWSTAR, via the coding sequence ATGGCAAAGGAATATGCAAAACACTTTTATAAATCAACAGCCTGGAAGAAGTGTAGGGCATCATACATATCTACAACATTAGATGGTATGTGTGAGCATTGCAAAGAAGAGCCCGGGTACATTGTGGACCATATTGTTGAGATAACACCTGATAGTATAAACAATCCAGATATAACATTGAACTATGATAACCTACAATACTTATGCTTACCTTGCCATAATACAAAGACATTTGGTAAGTCTGTATTGATTAGAGAAGATGTAATGTTTGATGAGAATGGTGATTTGATTAGGAGGGATAAGGATGGATGGAGTACGGCAAGATAA
- a CDS encoding DUF3231 family protein, whose protein sequence is MGVLSGNPQNEPMHYGEVFGIWSYLAAAQGAIAGYQVLINHTGDEDLKKFLENLVENDIQSEVEELKNLLKLNGVALPPAPPERPVASIETIPPGARINDAEIATKVSMDLAAGLVACSQAMGQSLREDVGMMFGQFHMKKAQAGAILLRLNKKKGWIIPPPLHVQQSDQA, encoded by the coding sequence ATGGGTGTTTTAAGTGGAAATCCACAAAATGAACCAATGCACTACGGAGAAGTCTTTGGGATTTGGAGTTATCTTGCAGCGGCACAAGGTGCAATTGCTGGATATCAAGTTCTTATTAACCACACAGGAGACGAGGATTTAAAGAAATTTTTAGAAAATCTTGTAGAGAATGATATCCAATCAGAAGTTGAAGAATTAAAAAATTTATTAAAATTAAATGGTGTTGCATTACCACCAGCACCTCCAGAAAGACCAGTTGCATCTATTGAAACGATTCCTCCAGGTGCTCGTATTAATGATGCAGAAATTGCAACTAAAGTTTCTATGGATCTTGCTGCTGGGTTAGTAGCATGTAGCCAAGCTATGGGACAATCTCTTCGAGAAGATGTAGGAATGATGTTTGGTCAGTTCCATATGAAAAAGGCACAAGCTGGAGCTATATTACTTCGTCTGAATAAGAAAAAAGGTTGGATTATTCCGCCTCCATTACATGTTCAACAATCAGATCAAGCATAG
- a CDS encoding WGxxGxxG family protein encodes MKKKLSSILSALLLTIMFFGTSVHAEYDGNNMNRVNNNDITTRVNDNNMNRVNYDTRTRNVNTTNDLNNDRDNNNNNWAWLGLLGLVGLFGLRRKEKEPERR; translated from the coding sequence ATGAAGAAAAAATTGTCATCTATTTTAAGTGCTCTATTACTAACTATTATGTTTTTTGGTACAAGTGTCCATGCTGAATACGATGGAAATAATATGAATAGAGTTAACAATAATGATATTACAACTCGAGTTAATGACAATAACATGAATAGAGTTAATTATGATACTAGAACTCGAAATGTGAATACAACAAATGATTTAAATAATGATCGTGATAATAATAATAATAATTGGGCGTGGCTTGGTTTATTAGGACTAGTAGGTTTATTCGGTCTTAGAAGAAAAGAAAAAGAACCTGAAAGACGTTAA
- a CDS encoding site-specific integrase, with amino-acid sequence MNFVQPIRDPEQIQNLKGYFKEKSDRNYILFIMGINTGLRISDILKLKVVDVKGSHISMREKKTGKQKRIQITASLKRELKWFNEERDDGEYLLQSRQGKNRPIGRSMAYKILSGAAAEFGLNEIGTHTLRKTYGYHMYMQTKNIALLMEIFNHSSEKVTLRYIGVNQDAMDKAMTRLKI; translated from the coding sequence ATGAATTTTGTTCAGCCGATACGTGATCCAGAACAAATCCAAAATCTAAAGGGATACTTTAAGGAAAAGAGTGACCGTAATTACATTTTGTTTATTATGGGAATTAATACAGGATTAAGAATTAGTGACATTCTAAAGTTGAAGGTAGTAGATGTAAAAGGAAGTCATATATCTATGCGTGAAAAGAAAACAGGAAAGCAAAAGCGTATTCAAATCACAGCATCATTAAAAAGAGAACTTAAATGGTTTAATGAAGAAAGAGATGATGGCGAGTATTTATTGCAAAGTAGACAAGGGAAGAATCGCCCTATCGGTCGTAGCATGGCATATAAGATATTAAGTGGAGCGGCAGCAGAGTTTGGATTAAATGAGATAGGCACACATACATTAAGAAAGACCTATGGATATCACATGTACATGCAAACGAAGAACATAGCATTACTTATGGAGATATTCAATCATTCGTCTGAGAAAGTAACACTACGTTATATAGGTGTAAACCAAGATGCAATGGATAAAGCAATGACTAGACTTAAAATCTAA
- a CDS encoding ArpU family phage packaging/lysis transcriptional regulator, which translates to MTKQLSFLPKIDRAATQEKLEGVLESVRIYRQFGMIRKEMKVTPSYEVRYHGYTHDVGKPLEDVAIANVQQSEREEWLEKISFRIDQALNRFGNGMAGKNQRDIIIKRYLEDEDVCDYMVYNEMGMSERTYRRVKARAFYKLAFALRLEVYEKEEAGGNE; encoded by the coding sequence ATGACTAAACAATTATCTTTCTTACCAAAAATAGATCGTGCGGCAACACAGGAGAAATTAGAAGGTGTTCTTGAAAGTGTACGTATATATAGACAGTTTGGAATGATTCGTAAGGAAATGAAAGTCACTCCTTCTTATGAAGTTAGATATCATGGATATACACACGATGTCGGAAAACCGTTAGAAGATGTTGCAATAGCAAATGTACAGCAAAGTGAACGAGAAGAGTGGCTTGAAAAGATTTCATTTCGTATTGACCAGGCATTAAATCGTTTTGGAAATGGAATGGCAGGAAAGAATCAAAGGGACATCATCATTAAGCGTTATTTAGAAGATGAAGACGTATGTGACTATATGGTTTATAACGAAATGGGGATGAGTGAACGAACATATAGACGTGTTAAAGCTAGAGCGTTTTATAAGCTTGCTTTTGCTCTTAGACTCGAAGTTTATGAGAAAGAAGAAGCAGGAGGTAATGAATAA
- a CDS encoding YopX family protein has translation MSGCKVRTWDKKAKVMEQYHYLQLSPNGQLYHDGMNVTDNYEIMQCTGVKSSEGTEIYEGDIVRIFIPNDPEKKEYTSKVYKLDGALAVDMVGYDIYTDVYCIGWIPEDYCVEVIGNIYENAELLKN, from the coding sequence ATGAGCGGATGTAAAGTTCGTACATGGGATAAAAAAGCTAAGGTAATGGAGCAATACCATTACTTGCAGCTTTCGCCAAACGGTCAGTTGTATCACGATGGAATGAATGTTACTGACAACTATGAAATTATGCAATGTACAGGCGTTAAGAGTTCTGAAGGAACTGAAATATATGAAGGAGATATCGTGAGGATTTTCATCCCAAATGATCCAGAAAAAAAAGAATATACATCTAAAGTTTATAAATTAGACGGAGCTCTTGCAGTAGATATGGTTGGATATGACATATATACGGACGTTTATTGCATTGGCTGGATTCCTGAAGATTATTGTGTGGAAGTAATCGGAAATATCTATGAAAATGCTGAGTTACTAAAAAACTAA
- a CDS encoding dUTP diphosphatase yields the protein MLAIQNIFEAQEKLDGKVVEVHRLEGKNLTANITHALYVELSELANEIEYFKHWKKNKRNNKEKQRDEWADCMHFVTSLGNKYGHVDLILGSDRHFRLANKFLVSGIGFHELFKYMYKADYSCIFDYAKALGALIAIGYKLGMSQQDMMDSYFAKNKVNYERLSNGY from the coding sequence ATGTTAGCTATTCAAAATATTTTTGAAGCACAGGAAAAACTAGATGGTAAGGTTGTTGAAGTTCATCGGTTAGAAGGAAAAAACTTAACTGCAAATATTACCCATGCTTTATATGTTGAATTAAGTGAGTTAGCAAATGAAATTGAGTATTTTAAACACTGGAAAAAGAACAAACGTAACAATAAAGAGAAACAACGTGATGAGTGGGCGGATTGTATGCACTTTGTAACATCACTGGGCAACAAATATGGACATGTTGATTTGATTTTAGGATCAGATAGACATTTTAGATTAGCGAATAAATTTTTGGTATCTGGAATTGGATTTCATGAACTATTTAAATATATGTACAAAGCAGACTACTCTTGCATTTTTGATTATGCAAAAGCGTTAGGAGCTCTAATTGCTATCGGTTATAAGTTGGGAATGAGTCAACAAGATATGATGGATTCATATTTTGCTAAAAACAAAGTTAACTATGAGCGATTAAGTAACGGCTATTAA
- a CDS encoding helix-turn-helix domain containing protein — protein sequence MGVAREHESMKESRLKIYIALEEANFIWDERDVIRFREMWEQGMDLVDMAKALRRHQAEVALLVIDQADKYMIENRSIGLGIC from the coding sequence ATGGGAGTAGCAAGAGAACATGAATCCATGAAGGAATCACGTCTTAAAATATACATTGCTTTAGAAGAAGCGAATTTTATTTGGGATGAAAGAGATGTCATTCGTTTTCGTGAGATGTGGGAGCAAGGTATGGATTTAGTGGATATGGCAAAAGCATTAAGAAGGCATCAAGCGGAAGTCGCACTTCTTGTTATAGATCAAGCTGATAAATATATGATTGAAAACCGTTCGATTGGATTAGGGATTTGCTAG